Proteins encoded in a region of the Streptomyces sp. PCS3-D2 genome:
- a CDS encoding Gfo/Idh/MocA family oxidoreductase, with protein MSTPTPTAPLRVGVIGYGLAGSVFHAPLVAATDGLVLDTVVTSDPDRQARARAEFPGVRTAPTSDELWERDLDLVVIASPNKTHVPLATAALEAGIPAVVDKPLAATAAEARALAALADRRGVLLSVFQNRRWDNDFLTLRRLLADGELGEIHRFESRFERWRPQLKGGWRESGAPEEIGGLLYDLGSHVVDQALVLFGPAVRVYAETDARRPGAETDDDTFIALTHANGVRSHLYVSAATAQLGPRFRVLGSRAGYVKYGLDPQEGALREGLRPDGRLPWGEEPPHLWGRVGSGESPLTGGGAPVPTEQGDYPAYYAAVAAALRTGGPAPVTAHEAARCLDVLEAARMSSREGVAVELPVTMAHGEH; from the coding sequence ATGAGCACCCCCACCCCCACTGCACCACTTCGTGTCGGCGTCATCGGCTACGGACTCGCCGGTTCCGTCTTCCACGCCCCCCTCGTGGCCGCCACGGACGGACTCGTCCTCGACACGGTCGTCACCTCCGACCCGGATCGGCAGGCCCGCGCCCGCGCCGAGTTCCCCGGCGTCCGCACCGCCCCCACCTCCGACGAGCTGTGGGAGCGCGACCTCGACCTCGTCGTGATCGCCTCCCCCAACAAGACGCACGTCCCGCTCGCCACGGCCGCCCTGGAAGCCGGGATCCCGGCGGTCGTGGACAAGCCGCTCGCCGCCACCGCCGCCGAGGCCCGGGCGCTCGCCGCCCTGGCCGACCGGCGCGGAGTCCTCCTTTCCGTCTTTCAGAACCGCCGCTGGGACAACGACTTCCTCACCCTGCGCCGCCTCCTCGCGGACGGCGAACTGGGCGAGATCCACCGCTTCGAGTCCCGCTTCGAGCGCTGGCGCCCGCAGCTGAAGGGCGGCTGGCGGGAGTCGGGCGCCCCGGAGGAGATCGGCGGCCTGCTCTACGACCTCGGCAGCCACGTCGTCGACCAGGCCCTCGTGCTGTTCGGGCCCGCCGTGCGGGTCTACGCGGAGACCGACGCGCGCCGCCCGGGCGCCGAGACCGACGACGACACCTTCATCGCCCTCACCCACGCGAACGGGGTCCGCTCACACCTCTACGTCAGCGCAGCCACGGCCCAGCTCGGACCGCGGTTCCGGGTGCTCGGCTCCCGCGCCGGCTACGTGAAGTACGGCCTGGACCCGCAGGAGGGCGCCCTGCGGGAGGGCCTGCGGCCGGACGGGCGGCTGCCCTGGGGCGAGGAGCCGCCGCACCTGTGGGGGCGGGTGGGCTCGGGCGAATCCCCGCTGACCGGTGGCGGGGCACCGGTACCGACCGAACAGGGCGACTACCCGGCGTACTACGCGGCGGTGGCGGCCGCCCTGCGCACCGGCGGGCCCGCCCCGGTCACGGCGCACGAGGCCGCGCGCTGCCTCGACGTACTGGAGGCTGCCCGCATGTCGTCCCGGGAAGGCGTGGCGGTGGAGCTTCCCGTCACCATGGCGCACGGAGAGCACTGA